One Labrus mixtus chromosome 22, fLabMix1.1, whole genome shotgun sequence genomic window carries:
- the LOC132956781 gene encoding NXPE family member 3-like has product MNHMNGGLGIKLKANEANLFKSNVNMQVFIQASGPANVTVLPQRKEQPMDSQGSGKSGLSGYYYQGVWRSLGGTKVHQFNNSSAISQCLKGKVVHLYGDSTVRQWFEYLDASLPDAKEINRNNPKKSGPFMIWDNAKNILVKFHLHGPPLSVSVLIRTSELRYIANEIDDVVGGTNTVVIFGIWAHLTPFPMQFYIRRLYGICRAVIRLLNRAPDTLVVIRTPNLRGINPYIFAFNDWYAIQQDKVVRAVFKGLNVQLVDAWEMVLAHHLPHYVHPPPPIIKNMVDIILSHMCPQ; this is encoded by the exons ATGAACCACATGAATGGAGGATTGGGTATAAAACTCAAGGCTAATGAGGCGAACCTTTTCAAAAG CAATGTCAACATGCAAGTCTTCATTCAGGCTTCAGGACCGGCCAATGTTACTGTGCTGCCTCAAAGGAAAG AGCAACCCATGGATAGTCAAGGCAGTGGGAAGTCTGGACTCTCTGGGTATTACTACCAGGGTGTGTGGCGATCACTAGGTGGCACCAAAGTCCACCAATTCAACaactcctctgccatcagtcagTGTCTGAAAGGAAAGGTGGTCCACCTGTATGGAGACTCCACCGTCAGGCAGTGGTTTGAGTACCTTGATGCTTCACTTCCAG ATGCTAAGGAGATAAACCGGAATAATCCGAAGAAATCAGGACCTTTCATGATATGGGACAATGCAAAAAACATCTTGGTGAAGTTCCACTTACACGGTCCTCCTCTGAGTGTTTCCGTCCTTATCCGAACCAGTGAGCTGCGTTACATTGCCAATGAAATAGATGATGTAGTTGGTGGCACCAACACAGTTGTAATCTTTGGTATCTGGGCCCACCTCACTCCTTTCCCAATGCAATTCTACATCAGAAGGCTTTACGGCATCTGCAGGGCGGTGATTCGTCTGTTAAACAGGGCTCCAGACACGCTGGTGGTCATCAGGACTCCAAACCTCAGAGGGATAAATCCCTATATATTTGCCTTTAATGACTGGTATGCTATTCAACAGGACAAGGTGGTCAGAGCTGTGTTCAAAGGACTTAATGTTCAGCTGGTGGATGCCTGGGAGATGGTTCTGGCCCACCACCTGCCTCACTACGTTCACCCACCTCCTCCCATCATTAAGAATATGGTTGACATTATATTGTCCCACATGTGTCCCCAATAG
- the LOC132956426 gene encoding NXPE family member 3-like has translation MPDNFCTIKPLSSADAEEERLLLDSIAWPETPPLPAPFSLSQTSNAAHSTFTILPRRGGGDWHVGDQLEVMIQMYNFQGNPKKSGGDAIVARLHNRALEAGVAGRVVDLLNGSYSAVFSLLWEGSAQVEVTLVHSSEAVTVLRRLNRDHPDRVRFQSIFRSGSISESTICNVCLRQTSQPQCNYTDLHTGDPWFCYKPKNLSCDARFNHMKTGYNSVLKTEELKLFQRNVNLKVFIPASGPANVTVLPRRKGQPAVNQDSGKSGLSGYYYQGVWRSLGGFNVHQFNNDSAISQCLKGKVVHMYGDTTIRQWFEYLDASLPEAKAVNLNSTMQAGPYMIWENTNKIMVTYRIHGLPLRISIIPTSKECYVSKELDTLVGGTNTVVVLGIWAHFSTFPIELYIRRLQSIRRAVVHLLNRAPGTLVVIRTGTLQAMHVGNVISNGDWFSFQVDKVLRAMFKGLNVQLVDAWDMVLAHHLPHNIHPKRPIIKNMVDVVLSYICPQKKR, from the exons ATGCCTGACAACTTCTGCACCATCAAGCCACTGTCTTCTGCAGATGCTGAGGAGGAACGTCTCTTATTGGACTCCATTGCTTGGCCTGAGActcctcctctgccagctcCTTTTTCATTGAGTCAGACAAGTAATGCCGCCCACAGCACCTTCACCATTCTCCCAAGGAGGGGTGGAGGAGATTGGCATGTAGGAGACCAGCTGGAAGTTAtgatacaaatgtacaacttcCAAGGTAACCCCAAGAAGTCTGGAGGAGATGCAATTGTTGCCCGGTTGCACAACAGGGCACTTGAAGCAGGTGTGGCTGGACGAGTGGTGGATCTCCTTAATGGCTCCTACTCTGCTGTATTCTCTTTACTCTGGGAAGGAAGTGCACAGGTTGAG gTGACCCTTGTCCACTCAAGTGAGGCTGTCACAGTTCTACGTAGGCTAAACAGAGATCATCCTGATAGGGTTCGCTTCCAAAGCATCTTCCGCTCAGGCTCAATCTCTGAATCTACCATCTGTAATGTTTGCCTACGCCAAACCAGCCAGCCACAGTGCAACTACACTGACCTCCATACTGGTGACCCGTGGTTCTGCTACAAGCCAAAGAATCTGAGCTGTGATGCCAGGTTTAACCACATGAAAACAGGATATAATAGTGTACTCAAGACCGAAGAGTTGAAGCTCTTTCAAAG GAATGTCAACCTGAAAGTCTTCATTCCGGCTTCAGGACCTGCCAATGTCACTGTGTTGCCACGAAGGAAAG GGCAACCTGCGGTCAATCAAGACAGTGGGAAGTCTGGACTCTCTGGGTATTACTACCAGGGTGTGTGGCGATCACTAGGTGGCTTTAACGTTCACCAATTCAACAACGACTCTGCAATCAGCCAGTGTTTGAAAGGCAAGGTGGTCCACATGTATGGAGACACAACCATCAGGCAGTGGTTTGAGTATCTCGACGCTTCGCTTCCAG AGGCTAAGGCAGTAAACCTGAACAGTACGATGCAAGCAGGACCTTACATGATAtgggaaaatacaaacaaaatcatGGTAACATACCGCATTCATGGTCTTCCTCTTCGGATTTCAATAATACCAACCAGTAAGGAGTGTTACGTTTCCAAAGAACTTGATACGCTGGTTGGTGGTACCAACACAGTTGTAGTTTTAGGAATCTGGGCCCATTTCAGCACTTTTCCAATTGAACTTTACATCAGACGGCTTCAGAGCATCCGCAGGGCAGTGGTCCATCTGTTGAATAGGGCTCCTGGCACACTGGTGGTCATCAGAACTGGGACCCTCCAAGCTATGCACGTTGGTAATGTGATAAGCAACGGTGACTGGTTCTCGTTTCAGGTGGACAAGGTGCTCAGAGCCATGTTCAAAGGACTTAATGTCCAACTGGTGGATGCATGGGATATGGTTCTTGCTCACCACTTACCACACAACATTCATCCAAAACGTCCCATCATTAAGAATATGGTTGATGTTGTATTGTCTTACATATGCCCACAAAAGAAGAGATAG